One genomic region from Listeria monocytogenes encodes:
- the hisD gene encoding histidinol dehydrogenase → MKILTGTINELLNEFKAENNTNNSLQVESEVKSIIEKVKKDGDQALFDFTSQFDGVRLTELRVQTADIQSASSKVDPAFLVALQQAKANIESFHSKQKQHAFLDSEKDGVIRGQLIRPLETVGIYVPGGTAAYPSSVLMNVLPAKIAGVKRIVMITPPAENGINPHVLAAAQLAGVDEIYQVGGAHGIAALAHGTESIPKVDKIVGPGNIYVATAKREVFGLVDIDMIAGPSEIVVLADENANPAFIASDLLSQAEHDILARAILITTSKKIAEETQNEINKQLENLPRKAIAQKSIETQGKIIIAANTQEMFDIMNEIAPEHLEVQLENPMNYLNQIKNAGSIFLGSYASEPLGDYFAGPNHVLPTSGTAKFFSPLGVEDFTKRSAFISYTKEALAKEKDAIVLLAKKEGLDAHAKAIQIRFEEEN, encoded by the coding sequence ATGAAAATTTTAACCGGAACAATAAACGAGCTATTAAACGAATTCAAAGCAGAAAACAATACCAATAATTCACTCCAAGTCGAATCCGAAGTAAAATCGATTATCGAAAAAGTAAAAAAAGATGGCGACCAAGCCCTGTTTGACTTCACATCCCAGTTTGACGGCGTACGGCTCACCGAACTACGCGTCCAGACCGCTGACATCCAAAGTGCAAGTTCCAAAGTCGACCCTGCCTTTCTAGTCGCACTCCAACAAGCAAAAGCAAATATCGAAAGTTTCCACAGCAAGCAAAAACAACATGCTTTTCTTGATAGCGAAAAAGATGGCGTCATTCGCGGTCAATTAATTCGTCCACTAGAAACCGTCGGCATATACGTTCCCGGTGGCACGGCAGCCTATCCATCATCGGTATTAATGAATGTGTTGCCTGCCAAAATTGCTGGAGTAAAGCGAATCGTAATGATCACCCCTCCTGCCGAAAACGGTATTAATCCTCACGTTTTAGCCGCGGCTCAACTAGCTGGTGTGGACGAAATTTACCAAGTTGGTGGTGCGCATGGAATCGCAGCTCTTGCTCACGGAACAGAATCCATCCCTAAAGTAGATAAAATCGTCGGTCCTGGAAATATCTATGTCGCCACTGCCAAACGTGAAGTGTTTGGCTTAGTTGATATCGACATGATAGCTGGTCCATCCGAAATCGTCGTGCTCGCAGATGAAAATGCCAATCCCGCTTTCATTGCTTCCGACTTACTCTCCCAAGCAGAGCATGATATTTTAGCTCGTGCTATCTTAATCACTACTAGTAAAAAAATCGCCGAGGAAACTCAGAACGAAATTAATAAACAGCTAGAAAATTTACCTCGAAAAGCGATTGCTCAGAAATCCATCGAAACACAAGGGAAAATCATTATCGCAGCAAATACGCAAGAAATGTTTGATATTATGAACGAAATCGCTCCTGAACACTTAGAAGTACAACTTGAAAATCCAATGAATTACCTCAATCAAATTAAAAATGCCGGTTCGATTTTCTTAGGAAGCTATGCATCGGAACCTCTTGGCGACTATTTTGCCGGACCAAATCACGTCTTACCTACAAGTGGTACCGCGAAATTCTTCTCTCCTCTCGGCGTGGAAGATTTCACGAAACGTTCTGCCTTTATTTCTTACACAAAAGAAGCACTCGCAAAAGAAAAAGACGCTATTGTTTTACTTGCTAAAAAAGAAGGCCTAGATGCCCATGCCAAAGCCATTCAAATTCGTTTCGAGGAGGAAAACTAA
- the hisG gene encoding ATP phosphoribosyltransferase: MKALKIALTKGRLEKDAVALLEKAGIDCSSMTDKKRKLIFHSSTQPISFILVKAVDVMTYVKHGVADIGIVGKDVLMEASKSHYEMLDLEIGKCQFCLASTPDFDPSSYRRKIIATKYPTVASKFFREKGEDVEIIKIEGSVEIAPVLDLADAIIDIVETGSTLKENGLIIYEKMYPISARLIVNKASLKQNKTQIFHLIDQLEQAIKEELAE, from the coding sequence ATGAAAGCTCTAAAAATTGCGCTAACGAAAGGACGCCTCGAAAAAGACGCAGTAGCCCTTTTGGAAAAAGCTGGGATTGACTGTTCTTCTATGACAGATAAAAAACGCAAACTTATCTTTCATAGTAGCACTCAACCGATTTCTTTTATTTTAGTAAAAGCAGTTGATGTCATGACTTATGTGAAACATGGGGTTGCGGATATTGGAATCGTTGGTAAAGATGTTTTAATGGAAGCATCCAAATCTCATTACGAAATGCTCGACCTTGAAATCGGTAAATGCCAGTTTTGTCTCGCTTCTACACCTGATTTTGACCCGAGCAGTTATCGACGAAAAATCATTGCTACCAAGTATCCAACAGTCGCCTCCAAATTTTTCCGTGAAAAAGGCGAAGATGTAGAAATTATCAAAATCGAAGGATCCGTCGAAATTGCACCAGTGCTTGATCTTGCTGATGCCATCATAGATATCGTCGAAACTGGCTCCACTTTAAAAGAAAATGGCTTAATTATTTATGAAAAAATGTATCCAATCTCCGCCCGTCTAATTGTTAACAAAGCATCCTTAAAACAAAATAAAACGCAAATTTTCCATTTAATCGACCAATTAGAACAAGCGATAAAGGAGGAGCTCGCTGAATGA
- a CDS encoding ATP phosphoribosyltransferase regulatory subunit, with product MNLNKNLPTGTRDKLFREARAAYKIEQQVNHYFEKRGFKRIETPVIEFEDVFSSEHQADAKLYRFFDEKGRLTVLRPDMTLPIGRVVSTTGVMLPLKLSYSGKIFRANEDFGGEQNEQTQAGIEIIGYPSIKAEIECILIGIGVLNALEIPNFQIELGHAAIYRRVTNLLNLSETAEIDFRLLIQNKSLTGIKRFVADNPSTLDDFILALPRLFGPATAILKQAKNLTTDKGILTALREMETIVEAVSYTADISVDLGLVQDFHYYTGIIFRGYADLAADNFLSGGRYDHLLEQFTSASSPAVGLALNLDSLTTLQNRAGVIKKQVSTSLLIHYDLDAIQQAEKLMQETPNSELSFFETPTNAISFAKKWHIPAVIHVSRQGIQTIFQREADL from the coding sequence ATGAACTTAAATAAGAACTTACCAACTGGAACACGTGATAAACTTTTTCGTGAAGCACGAGCTGCATACAAAATTGAGCAACAAGTGAATCATTATTTTGAAAAACGCGGATTTAAGCGGATTGAAACGCCTGTTATCGAGTTTGAAGATGTCTTTTCCTCTGAACATCAAGCCGATGCGAAGTTGTATCGTTTCTTTGACGAAAAAGGTCGCTTGACGGTTCTTAGGCCGGATATGACACTTCCGATTGGTCGAGTTGTTAGTACCACTGGTGTGATGCTCCCTCTAAAACTTTCTTATAGCGGAAAAATTTTTCGCGCAAATGAAGATTTTGGTGGCGAACAAAACGAACAAACGCAAGCAGGTATTGAAATCATTGGCTACCCTTCGATTAAAGCAGAGATTGAATGCATTTTGATTGGGATTGGAGTTTTAAATGCTCTAGAAATTCCGAATTTTCAAATTGAACTCGGACATGCAGCAATTTATAGACGCGTAACCAACCTTTTAAATCTCTCCGAAACAGCTGAAATTGATTTTCGCTTGCTGATTCAGAATAAAAGTTTAACTGGTATTAAGCGATTTGTAGCCGATAATCCGAGTACGCTTGACGATTTCATTTTAGCACTACCACGATTATTTGGACCAGCGACAGCGATTTTAAAACAAGCCAAAAATTTAACAACGGACAAAGGCATTTTAACGGCACTGCGTGAAATGGAAACCATTGTGGAAGCTGTTTCTTACACAGCAGATATTAGTGTCGATTTAGGACTCGTGCAAGATTTTCATTATTATACAGGTATAATTTTTAGAGGATATGCTGACCTTGCTGCTGATAATTTTTTAAGCGGCGGCCGTTACGATCACCTCCTAGAACAATTCACCAGCGCTTCCTCCCCAGCAGTTGGTTTGGCTCTTAATCTTGACTCCCTCACAACCCTACAAAACCGCGCTGGCGTCATCAAAAAGCAAGTTTCTACAAGCCTTTTAATTCACTACGACCTAGACGCAATCCAACAAGCAGAAAAACTCATGCAAGAAACACCAAATAGCGAATTAAGTTTTTTTGAAACTCCGACAAACGCTATCTCTTTCGCAAAAAAATGGCATATTCCAGCCGTTATCCATGTCTCGAGGCAAGGCATCCAAACTATTTTTCAAAGGGAGGCAGACTTATGA
- the hisJ gene encoding histidinol-phosphatase HisJ, whose amino-acid sequence MKRDGHTHTEFCPHGTHDDVEEMILKAIELDFDEYSIVEHAPLSREFMNNTAGDKEAVTTASMAMSDLPYYFKKMNHIKKKYASDLLIHIGFEVDYLIGYEDFTRDFLDEYGPQTDDGVLSLHFLEGQGGFRSIDFSAEDYNEGIVQFYGGFEQAQLTYLEGVKQSIEADLGLFKPRRIGHISLCQKFQQFFGADTSNFSGEVMEEFQAILALVKKRDYELDFNTAGLFKSLCGETYLPKEIVTLARELKIPLVYGSDSHGVQDIGRGYNTYCQK is encoded by the coding sequence ATGAAAAGAGACGGGCACACGCATACAGAATTCTGTCCACATGGTACGCATGATGATGTGGAGGAGATGATTTTAAAAGCGATTGAACTGGATTTTGATGAGTATTCTATAGTTGAACACGCGCCGCTTTCGAGAGAATTTATGAATAATACTGCTGGGGACAAGGAAGCGGTGACGACAGCGAGTATGGCGATGAGTGATCTACCTTATTATTTTAAGAAAATGAATCATATAAAGAAAAAATATGCGAGCGATTTATTAATACATATTGGGTTTGAAGTGGATTATTTAATTGGTTATGAGGATTTCACGCGAGATTTTTTGGATGAGTATGGGCCGCAAACGGACGATGGTGTTTTATCGCTACATTTTTTAGAGGGGCAAGGTGGTTTCCGTTCGATTGATTTTTCGGCGGAGGATTATAATGAAGGAATTGTGCAATTTTATGGTGGGTTTGAACAGGCGCAACTCACTTATTTGGAAGGTGTGAAACAGTCGATTGAAGCGGACTTAGGACTCTTTAAACCGCGGAGAATTGGGCATATTTCATTGTGTCAGAAGTTTCAGCAATTCTTTGGAGCAGATACAAGTAATTTTTCAGGGGAAGTAATGGAGGAATTTCAGGCTATTCTTGCTTTAGTAAAGAAGCGTGACTATGAGCTTGATTTTAATACGGCGGGACTGTTTAAGTCACTTTGCGGTGAAACCTACCTACCTAAAGAAATCGTGACGTTAGCTAGAGAGTTAAAGATTCCATTAGTCTATGGGTCTGACTCGCACGGCGTTCAAGATATAGGGCGTGGATATAACACTTATTGCCAAAAATGA
- a CDS encoding MGMT family protein has product MVPADFEERVYTVVRQIPRGKVTTYGQIAYMIGFPKNARLVGATLKHSKRDQITPCHRVVNAAGRLVPGWEEQRELLLSEGVKFKENGHVKMKDHFWQ; this is encoded by the coding sequence ATGGTTCCAGCAGATTTTGAAGAACGTGTTTATACGGTCGTGCGCCAAATTCCGCGCGGTAAAGTAACGACTTATGGCCAAATCGCTTATATGATTGGCTTTCCTAAAAACGCCAGACTCGTAGGCGCTACACTGAAACATTCGAAGCGTGACCAGATTACGCCTTGCCATCGTGTTGTAAATGCAGCAGGTCGGCTTGTTCCGGGTTGGGAAGAACAACGCGAACTCCTTTTATCAGAAGGTGTAAAGTTTAAAGAGAATGGACACGTCAAAATGAAAGATCATTTTTGGCAATAA
- a CDS encoding nucleoid-associated protein, translating into MPDFSYAKITKLVVHFAGNKAREEGTEVSANVLADIGSEMNQTLASIFLEPFKKDEYYQFTHETDLDFNEVRTFAANMFVAEEEFLDESKKILEHLYSETTHPNIKSGDVWIFFIEGCVVDGDFTNGIGIFKVENKEVFLKNDFNGREFQIGYDKGITGTDLDKGCLIFNVDHDTGNKVLILDRLNRGDSVYWKDKFLSIDKITDEKFYTEGFVEVCTDYIKQREESLLDKSNFVKATTEYLAGEETLNIAEFARTTIEKPEEITEFNTMVDTFERENNVRFPETFQLDEEKREKLSKKIRKTIKLGKNISVVVKDLEQLEETDFVQGYDEEKGKNYMIVYYD; encoded by the coding sequence ATGCCAGATTTTTCTTACGCAAAAATTACGAAACTCGTGGTCCATTTTGCTGGAAATAAAGCGAGAGAAGAAGGAACAGAAGTATCAGCGAATGTGCTCGCTGATATTGGTTCAGAAATGAATCAAACACTAGCTTCGATTTTCTTAGAGCCATTTAAAAAAGATGAATATTATCAATTTACACATGAAACAGATTTGGATTTTAATGAAGTTCGTACTTTTGCTGCGAATATGTTTGTCGCGGAGGAAGAATTTTTGGATGAATCCAAGAAGATTTTAGAGCATTTATACAGCGAAACAACCCACCCGAATATTAAAAGTGGCGATGTTTGGATTTTCTTTATTGAGGGTTGCGTTGTAGATGGTGATTTTACGAACGGCATCGGGATTTTTAAAGTCGAAAACAAAGAAGTCTTTCTTAAAAATGATTTTAACGGCAGAGAATTTCAAATTGGCTATGATAAAGGGATTACCGGGACAGATTTAGATAAAGGCTGCTTGATTTTCAATGTGGATCATGACACGGGGAATAAAGTGTTGATTTTAGACCGGCTTAACCGTGGCGATTCTGTTTATTGGAAAGATAAGTTTTTGAGCATTGATAAAATAACCGATGAAAAATTTTACACGGAAGGTTTTGTGGAAGTTTGTACGGATTATATTAAACAACGCGAGGAGTCGCTGCTTGATAAATCTAATTTCGTAAAAGCGACAACGGAATATTTAGCAGGCGAAGAGACGTTGAATATTGCTGAATTTGCTCGCACGACAATTGAAAAACCGGAAGAAATTACCGAATTTAACACGATGGTGGATACGTTCGAACGAGAAAATAATGTCCGGTTTCCAGAAACATTTCAATTAGATGAAGAAAAGCGCGAAAAACTATCGAAAAAAATACGTAAAACGATTAAGCTTGGCAAAAATATTTCGGTTGTCGTGAAGGACTTAGAACAATTAGAAGAAACTGATTTTGTCCAAGGATATGACGAGGAAAAAGGCAAAAACTACATGATTGTGTATTATGATTAA
- a CDS encoding NCS2 family permease, with the protein MDKFFKLRENKTTVRTEILAGLTTFLSMAYVLFVNPSMLATTGMELKAVFVATILASVVGSLAMGLIANYPIGLAPGMGLNAFFAYTVCAQWGIPWQTALAGVLVSGLVFICLTISGLREKIVNAIPTELKFAVGAGIGFFIAFLGLKNAGIIVPNESTIVALGDLHSGPVLLAVFGIVVTVAYMTIGWKGAIFFGMATTAVAGMLFGLIDVPTQVVSSVPSMESTFGQAIIHLPDIFTPQMLIVILTFFFIDFFDTAGTLVAVATQAGFVKDNKIPRAGRSLFSDSLATVFGAIFGTSTTTSYVESTAGVAVGGRTGLTAVVIAICFSLSLFFSPLLGVITSAVTTPALVIVGILMIGNVAHIDWTKFEVAVPSFFVILMMVLTFSIATGIAIGFIFYPITMVLKGRYKEVHPIMYVMMVLFILYFMFVV; encoded by the coding sequence ATGGATAAATTTTTCAAACTACGCGAGAACAAGACGACTGTTCGGACAGAAATACTCGCGGGGCTTACGACTTTCTTGTCGATGGCTTATGTACTTTTCGTCAATCCATCCATGCTTGCAACAACTGGGATGGAATTAAAAGCTGTTTTTGTGGCAACGATTCTAGCTTCTGTTGTAGGATCACTTGCAATGGGGCTAATCGCTAATTACCCGATTGGACTTGCGCCAGGTATGGGACTAAATGCGTTTTTCGCTTATACCGTTTGTGCGCAGTGGGGAATTCCTTGGCAAACGGCGCTGGCTGGTGTTCTCGTTTCTGGCTTAGTGTTCATTTGTTTGACCATTTCTGGACTTCGTGAAAAAATCGTTAATGCAATCCCAACGGAACTAAAATTCGCAGTGGGAGCAGGAATTGGTTTTTTTATCGCCTTTTTAGGGCTTAAAAATGCTGGAATTATTGTGCCAAATGAATCTACTATTGTAGCGCTTGGAGACTTACATTCTGGTCCTGTGTTACTGGCTGTTTTCGGGATTGTTGTTACTGTTGCTTACATGACAATTGGTTGGAAAGGTGCGATTTTCTTTGGAATGGCAACAACCGCTGTTGCTGGAATGTTGTTTGGACTGATTGATGTACCGACTCAAGTTGTTTCATCTGTACCAAGTATGGAATCAACATTTGGTCAAGCAATTATTCACTTGCCAGATATTTTCACACCGCAAATGCTAATTGTTATTTTGACATTTTTCTTTATAGATTTCTTTGATACTGCCGGAACGCTCGTTGCAGTTGCGACTCAAGCTGGATTTGTAAAAGACAACAAAATTCCGCGTGCAGGTCGTTCACTATTCTCGGATTCACTTGCAACCGTTTTTGGTGCTATTTTTGGGACTTCAACAACTACTTCTTATGTAGAATCTACTGCTGGGGTTGCGGTTGGTGGTCGGACAGGTTTAACTGCCGTTGTTATCGCAATCTGTTTCTCGCTGTCGTTATTCTTTTCGCCACTTCTTGGTGTAATTACCAGTGCAGTTACGACGCCTGCACTTGTCATCGTTGGAATTTTAATGATTGGTAATGTCGCTCATATTGATTGGACTAAATTTGAAGTAGCTGTTCCGTCCTTTTTCGTTATTTTAATGATGGTACTTACTTTTTCTATTGCTACTGGTATTGCGATTGGTTTCATTTTCTATCCAATTACCATGGTACTTAAAGGACGCTACAAAGAAGTGCATCCGATTATGTACGTGATGATGGTACTGTTTATACTGTACTTTATGTTCGTCGTTTAG
- a CDS encoding glycoside hydrolase family 1 protein: MTYKFPENFWWGSAASGPQTEGAADVDGRKPSIWDHWYKIEPGRFFNDVGPTNTSNFYYQYKEDIALMKQTGHNSFRTSIQWSRLIPDGIGEVNPKAVDFYNRVIDEMLANDVEPFMNLYHFDMPMSMQEKGGFESREVVDAYATFAKTCFELFGDRVKHWFTFNEPIVPVEAGYLYDMHYPNVVDFKRATQVAYHTTLAHALAVKEFHALEIPEGQIGIILNLTPSYPRSQNPADLKAAHIADLIFNRSFLDPVTKGEFPTDLVEIIREHDALPEYTEEDLAIIKNNIIDILGVNYYQPRRVKAKEYAAHPDAPFMPEHLFDNYEMPYRKMNPYRGWEIFERAIYDIAINLRDNYDNIPFFISENGMGVEGESRYRNADGMIEDTYRIDFIKSHLKWLHKAIEEGANCHGYHLWTFMDCWSWANAYKNRYGLVEVDLDNDFKRTVKASGHWYKELAENNGFED; encoded by the coding sequence ATGACTTATAAATTTCCAGAGAATTTTTGGTGGGGAAGTGCGGCATCCGGCCCACAAACAGAAGGCGCAGCAGATGTAGACGGCAGAAAACCAAGTATTTGGGATCACTGGTATAAAATCGAACCAGGTCGTTTCTTTAACGATGTGGGACCTACAAACACATCTAATTTTTACTATCAATATAAAGAAGATATTGCTTTAATGAAACAAACAGGGCATAATTCTTTCCGTACATCGATTCAGTGGTCACGTCTTATTCCAGATGGTATTGGTGAAGTGAACCCGAAAGCAGTTGATTTTTACAATCGGGTTATTGATGAAATGCTTGCAAATGACGTGGAACCATTTATGAATTTATATCATTTTGATATGCCAATGTCGATGCAAGAAAAAGGTGGTTTTGAAAGCCGTGAAGTAGTGGACGCATATGCTACATTTGCGAAAACTTGTTTTGAATTATTTGGTGATCGTGTGAAACATTGGTTTACTTTTAATGAACCAATTGTTCCTGTTGAAGCGGGCTATTTATACGATATGCACTATCCAAATGTGGTTGATTTTAAACGTGCGACTCAAGTTGCTTACCATACTACTTTGGCACATGCGCTTGCTGTTAAAGAATTCCACGCACTTGAAATTCCGGAAGGCCAAATCGGAATCATTTTAAACTTAACACCGTCGTATCCAAGAAGCCAAAATCCAGCTGATTTAAAAGCGGCTCATATTGCGGATCTAATTTTCAACCGAAGTTTCCTTGATCCGGTTACAAAAGGGGAATTCCCGACTGATCTTGTAGAAATTATCCGCGAACATGACGCGCTTCCAGAATATACGGAAGAGGATTTAGCGATAATTAAAAACAACATTATTGATATTCTTGGTGTGAACTACTACCAACCGCGTCGTGTGAAAGCGAAAGAATACGCGGCTCACCCGGATGCGCCGTTTATGCCAGAACACCTTTTTGATAATTATGAAATGCCTTACCGTAAAATGAATCCGTATCGTGGCTGGGAAATTTTTGAAAGAGCGATTTATGATATTGCGATTAATCTGCGCGACAACTACGATAATATCCCGTTCTTTATTTCCGAAAATGGTATGGGTGTGGAAGGCGAAAGTCGTTATCGTAACGCAGACGGAATGATTGAAGATACGTACCGAATTGACTTCATTAAGAGTCATTTGAAATGGCTTCATAAAGCAATTGAAGAAGGCGCTAACTGCCATGGTTACCACCTTTGGACGTTCATGGATTGCTGGAGCTGGGCGAATGCTTACAAAAACCGTTATGGCTTAGTGGAAGTTGATTTGGACAATGACTTCAAACGTACCGTGAAAGCATCTGGGCATTGGTACAAAGAACTTGCAGAAAACAATGGTTTTGAAGACTAA
- a CDS encoding GntR family transcriptional regulator: MAQNQTKYSFIAEEIRKRIMNHAYPLNQPIPDEITLAKEFDCSRMTMKKALEVLVLEGLLYRKRGHGTFIIKSALDADRLQIHNQEVNGFTKLLNGKKVISKVIEFKVIFPTEEIAERLHIEMETPIYDILRVRLVKDEPYVLEHTYMPVGVIPGINQQILEGSIYSYIQDDLNLKIASSYKQIRADKATLLDQQYLDCASDDPVVEVEQTVYLNNGLAFEFSRSRHRYDKFVFTTVNIARR, from the coding sequence GTGGCTCAGAACCAGACAAAATATAGCTTTATTGCTGAAGAAATCCGCAAAAGAATTATGAATCACGCCTATCCGCTTAATCAACCTATTCCTGATGAGATAACTTTGGCGAAAGAGTTTGATTGTAGTCGAATGACAATGAAAAAAGCGCTTGAAGTACTTGTACTTGAAGGCTTACTATACCGGAAACGTGGACATGGTACTTTCATTATCAAATCGGCGCTGGACGCGGACCGCTTGCAGATTCATAACCAAGAGGTAAACGGCTTCACTAAACTTTTGAATGGTAAGAAAGTTATTAGTAAAGTAATCGAGTTTAAAGTCATTTTTCCAACCGAAGAAATTGCAGAGCGCCTTCATATCGAAATGGAAACGCCAATCTATGATATTCTTCGTGTTCGGCTAGTGAAAGATGAACCATATGTATTAGAACACACGTATATGCCAGTTGGGGTTATCCCAGGCATCAATCAGCAAATTTTGGAAGGATCGATTTATTCGTATATTCAAGATGATTTGAACCTAAAAATCGCTAGTTCGTACAAACAAATTCGCGCGGATAAAGCGACGCTGCTTGATCAGCAATATCTCGACTGCGCTTCTGATGACCCAGTTGTTGAAGTAGAACAAACCGTGTATTTAAACAATGGTCTCGCGTTTGAATTTTCCAGATCGCGCCACCGTTATGATAAATTCGTTTTTACTACCGTGAATATCGCTAGACGATAA